Proteins co-encoded in one Stomoxys calcitrans chromosome 5, idStoCalc2.1, whole genome shotgun sequence genomic window:
- the LOC106085163 gene encoding antichymotrypsin-2 isoform X2: MAVNLPAILSILAFILISLPFSTQGPHNNMATVEFSNSLENFGVKLFSELAKTNPQKNIVFSPFSIQTCVAMARMGAAGDTAAEMDKSVGFTAANEEALADNYHSILAAYQDSNILKIANKIYIMKNYETKYKFNELLTKKFFSGAENIDFGESQKAANTINGWVESKTNNLIKDLVSSDSLNSDTRLVLLNAIHFKGEWVHPFPEHGTREKDFYLDETNTVKVQMMHISENFRYGEFPELDATALEMPYKNSDLSMLVILPNSRTGLAALEEKLKTTSLHDLTSKMYSTKVIVDMPKFKAEFSAELKDVLTNLGMGHMFSSNADFSKMLKSPEPLQVSKVIHKAFIEVNEKGTEAAAATGMLMRKKRALGYKIEPKQFIVDRPFVYLINYLAIATTAPSSESESSSNTRTSITLFMGSERIAMGEVAMGKSTPTTPDSSTKRLSDEL, translated from the exons ATGGCAg TAAACCTCCCTGCTATACTTAGCATTCTTGCTTTTATCCTTATATCGCTACCCTTCAGCACTCAAGGTCCCCACAACAATATGGCCACCGTAGAATTCTCCAACAGCTTGGAAAACTTTGGCGTAAAGCTCTTCTCTGAGCTAGCCAAAACAAATCCCCAGAAGAACATTGTCTTCTCTCCCTTTTCCATTCAGACTTGTGTGGCCATGGCTCGCATGGGCGCGGCAGGTGATACTGCTGCCGAAATGGATAAAAGTGTGGGCTTTACTGCGGCCAATGAGGAAGCATTGGCCGATAACTACCATTCGATTTTGGCCGCCTACCAGGACAGCAATATTCTAAAGATTGCCAACAAAATCTATATCATGAAGAACTATGAAACCAAATACAAGTTCAATGAATTGTTAACCAAGAAATTCTTCTCGGGTGCTGAAAATATTGACTTTGGTGAAAGCCAAAAGGCAGCCAATACCATTAACGGTTGGGTTGAATCGAAGACCAATAACTTGATCAAGGATCTGGTCTCGTCGGATTCCTTGAATTCGGATACTCGTCTGGTGTTGTTGAATGCCATTCACTTTAAGGGTGAATGGGTGCATCCCTTCCCCGAACATGGAACCCGCGAAAAAGATTTCTATTTggatgaaaccaacaccgttaAGGTGCAAATGATGCACATCAGTGAAAACTTCCGTTATGGAGAATTCCCCGAATTGGATGCCACCGCCTTGGAGATGCCCTACAAGAATTCCGACCTCTCCATGTTGGTTATCTTGCCCAACTCACGCACTGGTCTGGCTGCTTTGGAGGAAAAATTGAAGACAACTTCATTGCACGATTTGACCAGCAAAATGTATTCCACCAAGGTTATCGTGGATATGCCTAAATTCAAGGCTGAATTTAGTGCAGAACTGAAGGATGTGCTGACAAAT TTGGGCATGGGCCATATGTTCTCTAGCAATGCTGACTTTAGTAAAATGTTGAAATCCCCAGAACCATTGCAGGTATCCAAGGTTATACACAAGGCCTTCATTGAGGTCAATGAAAAGGGCACCGAAGCTGCTGCTGCTACag GAATGTTGATGCGTAAGAAACGTGCCTTGGGTTATAAAATCGAACCCAAACAGTTCATTGTCGATCGTCCATTTGTGTATCTTATAAACTATCTGGCAATTGCAACTACTGCGCCCTCATCAGAATCAGAATCATCATCGAATACAAGAACATCGATCACATTATTCATGGGTTCCGAACGCATTGCCATGGGAGAGGTGGCTATGGGTAAAAGCACACCAACCACTCCCGATTCAAGTACAAAAAGACTAAGTGATGAATTATAA
- the LOC106085163 gene encoding antichymotrypsin-2 isoform X1 — protein sequence MKSAVNFKQTTTLPTRRPLIIVNLPAILSILAFILISLPFSTQGPHNNMATVEFSNSLENFGVKLFSELAKTNPQKNIVFSPFSIQTCVAMARMGAAGDTAAEMDKSVGFTAANEEALADNYHSILAAYQDSNILKIANKIYIMKNYETKYKFNELLTKKFFSGAENIDFGESQKAANTINGWVESKTNNLIKDLVSSDSLNSDTRLVLLNAIHFKGEWVHPFPEHGTREKDFYLDETNTVKVQMMHISENFRYGEFPELDATALEMPYKNSDLSMLVILPNSRTGLAALEEKLKTTSLHDLTSKMYSTKVIVDMPKFKAEFSAELKDVLTNLGMGHMFSSNADFSKMLKSPEPLQVSKVIHKAFIEVNEKGTEAAAATGMLMRKKRALGYKIEPKQFIVDRPFVYLINYLAIATTAPSSESESSSNTRTSITLFMGSERIAMGEVAMGKSTPTTPDSSTKRLSDEL from the exons TAAACCTCCCTGCTATACTTAGCATTCTTGCTTTTATCCTTATATCGCTACCCTTCAGCACTCAAGGTCCCCACAACAATATGGCCACCGTAGAATTCTCCAACAGCTTGGAAAACTTTGGCGTAAAGCTCTTCTCTGAGCTAGCCAAAACAAATCCCCAGAAGAACATTGTCTTCTCTCCCTTTTCCATTCAGACTTGTGTGGCCATGGCTCGCATGGGCGCGGCAGGTGATACTGCTGCCGAAATGGATAAAAGTGTGGGCTTTACTGCGGCCAATGAGGAAGCATTGGCCGATAACTACCATTCGATTTTGGCCGCCTACCAGGACAGCAATATTCTAAAGATTGCCAACAAAATCTATATCATGAAGAACTATGAAACCAAATACAAGTTCAATGAATTGTTAACCAAGAAATTCTTCTCGGGTGCTGAAAATATTGACTTTGGTGAAAGCCAAAAGGCAGCCAATACCATTAACGGTTGGGTTGAATCGAAGACCAATAACTTGATCAAGGATCTGGTCTCGTCGGATTCCTTGAATTCGGATACTCGTCTGGTGTTGTTGAATGCCATTCACTTTAAGGGTGAATGGGTGCATCCCTTCCCCGAACATGGAACCCGCGAAAAAGATTTCTATTTggatgaaaccaacaccgttaAGGTGCAAATGATGCACATCAGTGAAAACTTCCGTTATGGAGAATTCCCCGAATTGGATGCCACCGCCTTGGAGATGCCCTACAAGAATTCCGACCTCTCCATGTTGGTTATCTTGCCCAACTCACGCACTGGTCTGGCTGCTTTGGAGGAAAAATTGAAGACAACTTCATTGCACGATTTGACCAGCAAAATGTATTCCACCAAGGTTATCGTGGATATGCCTAAATTCAAGGCTGAATTTAGTGCAGAACTGAAGGATGTGCTGACAAAT TTGGGCATGGGCCATATGTTCTCTAGCAATGCTGACTTTAGTAAAATGTTGAAATCCCCAGAACCATTGCAGGTATCCAAGGTTATACACAAGGCCTTCATTGAGGTCAATGAAAAGGGCACCGAAGCTGCTGCTGCTACag GAATGTTGATGCGTAAGAAACGTGCCTTGGGTTATAAAATCGAACCCAAACAGTTCATTGTCGATCGTCCATTTGTGTATCTTATAAACTATCTGGCAATTGCAACTACTGCGCCCTCATCAGAATCAGAATCATCATCGAATACAAGAACATCGATCACATTATTCATGGGTTCCGAACGCATTGCCATGGGAGAGGTGGCTATGGGTAAAAGCACACCAACCACTCCCGATTCAAGTACAAAAAGACTAAGTGATGAATTATAA
- the LOC106085163 gene encoding antichymotrypsin-2 isoform X8 has protein sequence MKSAVNFKQTTTLPTRRPLIIVNLPAILSILAFILISLPFSTQGPHNNMATVEFSNSLENFGVKLFSELAKTNPQKNIVFSPFSIQTCVAMARMGAAGDTAAEMDKSVGFTAANEEALADNYHSILAAYQDSNILKIANKIYIMKNYETKYKFNELLTKKFFSGAENIDFGESQKAANTINGWVESKTNNLIKDLVSSDSLNSDTRLVLLNAIHFKGEWVHPFPEHGTREKDFYLDETNTVKVQMMHISENFRYGEFPELDATALEMPYKNSDLSMLVILPNSRTGLAALEEKLKTTSLHDLTSKMYSTKVIVDMPKFKAEFSAELKDVLTNLGMGHMFSSNADFSKMLKSPEPLQVSKVIHKAFIEVNEKGTEAAAATDPIEFSVRMLLEMTMEKYFNMDHGFFFVIHSQRRLPVFKGTIKYFME, from the exons TAAACCTCCCTGCTATACTTAGCATTCTTGCTTTTATCCTTATATCGCTACCCTTCAGCACTCAAGGTCCCCACAACAATATGGCCACCGTAGAATTCTCCAACAGCTTGGAAAACTTTGGCGTAAAGCTCTTCTCTGAGCTAGCCAAAACAAATCCCCAGAAGAACATTGTCTTCTCTCCCTTTTCCATTCAGACTTGTGTGGCCATGGCTCGCATGGGCGCGGCAGGTGATACTGCTGCCGAAATGGATAAAAGTGTGGGCTTTACTGCGGCCAATGAGGAAGCATTGGCCGATAACTACCATTCGATTTTGGCCGCCTACCAGGACAGCAATATTCTAAAGATTGCCAACAAAATCTATATCATGAAGAACTATGAAACCAAATACAAGTTCAATGAATTGTTAACCAAGAAATTCTTCTCGGGTGCTGAAAATATTGACTTTGGTGAAAGCCAAAAGGCAGCCAATACCATTAACGGTTGGGTTGAATCGAAGACCAATAACTTGATCAAGGATCTGGTCTCGTCGGATTCCTTGAATTCGGATACTCGTCTGGTGTTGTTGAATGCCATTCACTTTAAGGGTGAATGGGTGCATCCCTTCCCCGAACATGGAACCCGCGAAAAAGATTTCTATTTggatgaaaccaacaccgttaAGGTGCAAATGATGCACATCAGTGAAAACTTCCGTTATGGAGAATTCCCCGAATTGGATGCCACCGCCTTGGAGATGCCCTACAAGAATTCCGACCTCTCCATGTTGGTTATCTTGCCCAACTCACGCACTGGTCTGGCTGCTTTGGAGGAAAAATTGAAGACAACTTCATTGCACGATTTGACCAGCAAAATGTATTCCACCAAGGTTATCGTGGATATGCCTAAATTCAAGGCTGAATTTAGTGCAGAACTGAAGGATGTGCTGACAAAT TTGGGCATGGGCCATATGTTCTCTAGCAATGCTGACTTTAGTAAAATGTTGAAATCCCCAGAACCATTGCAGGTATCCAAGGTTATACACAAGGCCTTCATTGAGGTCAATGAAAAGGGCACCGAAGCTGCTGCTGCTACag ATCCAATTGAGTTCTCTGTTCGTATGTTGTTGGAAATGacaatggaaaaatatttcaacatgGACCATGGGTTTTTCTTCGTCATTCATAGCCAAAGAAGGTTACCAGTTTTTAAAGGGACTATCAAATATTTTATGGAATAA
- the LOC106085163 gene encoding antichymotrypsin-2 isoform X15 — MKSAVNFKQTTTLPTRRPLIIVNLPAILSILAFILISLPFSTQGPHNNMATVEFSNSLENFGVKLFSELAKTNPQKNIVFSPFSIQTCVAMARMGAAGDTAAEMDKSVGFTAANEEALADNYHSILAAYQDSNILKIANKIYIMKNYETKYKFNELLTKKFFSGAENIDFGESQKAANTINGWVESKTNNLIKDLVSSDSLNSDTRLVLLNAIHFKGEWVHPFPEHGTREKDFYLDETNTVKVQMMHISENFRYGEFPELDATALEMPYKNSDLSMLVILPNSRTGLAALEEKLKTTSLHDLTSKMYSTKVIVDMPKFKAEFSAELKDVLTNLGMGHMFSSNADFSKMLKSPEPLQVSKVIHKAFIEVNEKGTEAAAATVKKIVKVKGDKLNERIENFKVDHSFGFILRSHRNITIFKGNFFM, encoded by the exons TAAACCTCCCTGCTATACTTAGCATTCTTGCTTTTATCCTTATATCGCTACCCTTCAGCACTCAAGGTCCCCACAACAATATGGCCACCGTAGAATTCTCCAACAGCTTGGAAAACTTTGGCGTAAAGCTCTTCTCTGAGCTAGCCAAAACAAATCCCCAGAAGAACATTGTCTTCTCTCCCTTTTCCATTCAGACTTGTGTGGCCATGGCTCGCATGGGCGCGGCAGGTGATACTGCTGCCGAAATGGATAAAAGTGTGGGCTTTACTGCGGCCAATGAGGAAGCATTGGCCGATAACTACCATTCGATTTTGGCCGCCTACCAGGACAGCAATATTCTAAAGATTGCCAACAAAATCTATATCATGAAGAACTATGAAACCAAATACAAGTTCAATGAATTGTTAACCAAGAAATTCTTCTCGGGTGCTGAAAATATTGACTTTGGTGAAAGCCAAAAGGCAGCCAATACCATTAACGGTTGGGTTGAATCGAAGACCAATAACTTGATCAAGGATCTGGTCTCGTCGGATTCCTTGAATTCGGATACTCGTCTGGTGTTGTTGAATGCCATTCACTTTAAGGGTGAATGGGTGCATCCCTTCCCCGAACATGGAACCCGCGAAAAAGATTTCTATTTggatgaaaccaacaccgttaAGGTGCAAATGATGCACATCAGTGAAAACTTCCGTTATGGAGAATTCCCCGAATTGGATGCCACCGCCTTGGAGATGCCCTACAAGAATTCCGACCTCTCCATGTTGGTTATCTTGCCCAACTCACGCACTGGTCTGGCTGCTTTGGAGGAAAAATTGAAGACAACTTCATTGCACGATTTGACCAGCAAAATGTATTCCACCAAGGTTATCGTGGATATGCCTAAATTCAAGGCTGAATTTAGTGCAGAACTGAAGGATGTGCTGACAAAT TTGGGCATGGGCCATATGTTCTCTAGCAATGCTGACTTTAGTAAAATGTTGAAATCCCCAGAACCATTGCAGGTATCCAAGGTTATACACAAGGCCTTCATTGAGGTCAATGAAAAGGGCACCGAAGCTGCTGCTGCTACag taaaaaaaattgtcaaagtaAAAGGCGATAAATTAAACGAACGTATTGAAAACTTCAAAGTGGATCATTCATTTGGGTTCATTTTAAGATCGCATAGAAATATCacaatttttaaaggaaatttttttatgtaa
- the LOC106085163 gene encoding antichymotrypsin-2 isoform X10 translates to MKSAVNFKQTTTLPTRRPLIIVNLPAILSILAFILISLPFSTQGPHNNMATVEFSNSLENFGVKLFSELAKTNPQKNIVFSPFSIQTCVAMARMGAAGDTAAEMDKSVGFTAANEEALADNYHSILAAYQDSNILKIANKIYIMKNYETKYKFNELLTKKFFSGAENIDFGESQKAANTINGWVESKTNNLIKDLVSSDSLNSDTRLVLLNAIHFKGEWVHPFPEHGTREKDFYLDETNTVKVQMMHISENFRYGEFPELDATALEMPYKNSDLSMLVILPNSRTGLAALEEKLKTTSLHDLTSKMYSTKVIVDMPKFKAEFSAELKDVLTNLGMGHMFSSNADFSKMLKSPEPLQVSKVIHKAFIEVNEKGTEAAAATGILIYLTSAPFPFVPPKEFKADHGFYYYLRNTKGIIMFEGSHIIVI, encoded by the exons TAAACCTCCCTGCTATACTTAGCATTCTTGCTTTTATCCTTATATCGCTACCCTTCAGCACTCAAGGTCCCCACAACAATATGGCCACCGTAGAATTCTCCAACAGCTTGGAAAACTTTGGCGTAAAGCTCTTCTCTGAGCTAGCCAAAACAAATCCCCAGAAGAACATTGTCTTCTCTCCCTTTTCCATTCAGACTTGTGTGGCCATGGCTCGCATGGGCGCGGCAGGTGATACTGCTGCCGAAATGGATAAAAGTGTGGGCTTTACTGCGGCCAATGAGGAAGCATTGGCCGATAACTACCATTCGATTTTGGCCGCCTACCAGGACAGCAATATTCTAAAGATTGCCAACAAAATCTATATCATGAAGAACTATGAAACCAAATACAAGTTCAATGAATTGTTAACCAAGAAATTCTTCTCGGGTGCTGAAAATATTGACTTTGGTGAAAGCCAAAAGGCAGCCAATACCATTAACGGTTGGGTTGAATCGAAGACCAATAACTTGATCAAGGATCTGGTCTCGTCGGATTCCTTGAATTCGGATACTCGTCTGGTGTTGTTGAATGCCATTCACTTTAAGGGTGAATGGGTGCATCCCTTCCCCGAACATGGAACCCGCGAAAAAGATTTCTATTTggatgaaaccaacaccgttaAGGTGCAAATGATGCACATCAGTGAAAACTTCCGTTATGGAGAATTCCCCGAATTGGATGCCACCGCCTTGGAGATGCCCTACAAGAATTCCGACCTCTCCATGTTGGTTATCTTGCCCAACTCACGCACTGGTCTGGCTGCTTTGGAGGAAAAATTGAAGACAACTTCATTGCACGATTTGACCAGCAAAATGTATTCCACCAAGGTTATCGTGGATATGCCTAAATTCAAGGCTGAATTTAGTGCAGAACTGAAGGATGTGCTGACAAAT TTGGGCATGGGCCATATGTTCTCTAGCAATGCTGACTTTAGTAAAATGTTGAAATCCCCAGAACCATTGCAGGTATCCAAGGTTATACACAAGGCCTTCATTGAGGTCAATGAAAAGGGCACCGAAGCTGCTGCTGCTACag gaaTACTTATCTATCTGACTTCTGCCCCATTTCCATTTGTTCCACCTAAAGAGTTTAAGGCTGATCATGGCTTCTATTACTACCTCAGAAATACAAAGGGTATAATCATGTTTGAGGGCTCTCATATCATAGTAATTTAA
- the LOC106085163 gene encoding antichymotrypsin-2 isoform X13: MKSAVNFKQTTTLPTRRPLIIVNLPAILSILAFILISLPFSTQGPHNNMATVEFSNSLENFGVKLFSELAKTNPQKNIVFSPFSIQTCVAMARMGAAGDTAAEMDKSVGFTAANEEALADNYHSILAAYQDSNILKIANKIYIMKNYETKYKFNELLTKKFFSGAENIDFGESQKAANTINGWVESKTNNLIKDLVSSDSLNSDTRLVLLNAIHFKGEWVHPFPEHGTREKDFYLDETNTVKVQMMHISENFRYGEFPELDATALEMPYKNSDLSMLVILPNSRTGLAALEEKLKTTSLHDLTSKMYSTKVIVDMPKFKAEFSAELKDVLTNLGMGHMFSSNADFSKMLKSPEPLQVSKVIHKAFIEVNEKGTEAAAATDLSIYLNSAFPTEYGKSFNADRGFFYVIRTVYEATLFQGTYVNTS, from the exons TAAACCTCCCTGCTATACTTAGCATTCTTGCTTTTATCCTTATATCGCTACCCTTCAGCACTCAAGGTCCCCACAACAATATGGCCACCGTAGAATTCTCCAACAGCTTGGAAAACTTTGGCGTAAAGCTCTTCTCTGAGCTAGCCAAAACAAATCCCCAGAAGAACATTGTCTTCTCTCCCTTTTCCATTCAGACTTGTGTGGCCATGGCTCGCATGGGCGCGGCAGGTGATACTGCTGCCGAAATGGATAAAAGTGTGGGCTTTACTGCGGCCAATGAGGAAGCATTGGCCGATAACTACCATTCGATTTTGGCCGCCTACCAGGACAGCAATATTCTAAAGATTGCCAACAAAATCTATATCATGAAGAACTATGAAACCAAATACAAGTTCAATGAATTGTTAACCAAGAAATTCTTCTCGGGTGCTGAAAATATTGACTTTGGTGAAAGCCAAAAGGCAGCCAATACCATTAACGGTTGGGTTGAATCGAAGACCAATAACTTGATCAAGGATCTGGTCTCGTCGGATTCCTTGAATTCGGATACTCGTCTGGTGTTGTTGAATGCCATTCACTTTAAGGGTGAATGGGTGCATCCCTTCCCCGAACATGGAACCCGCGAAAAAGATTTCTATTTggatgaaaccaacaccgttaAGGTGCAAATGATGCACATCAGTGAAAACTTCCGTTATGGAGAATTCCCCGAATTGGATGCCACCGCCTTGGAGATGCCCTACAAGAATTCCGACCTCTCCATGTTGGTTATCTTGCCCAACTCACGCACTGGTCTGGCTGCTTTGGAGGAAAAATTGAAGACAACTTCATTGCACGATTTGACCAGCAAAATGTATTCCACCAAGGTTATCGTGGATATGCCTAAATTCAAGGCTGAATTTAGTGCAGAACTGAAGGATGTGCTGACAAAT TTGGGCATGGGCCATATGTTCTCTAGCAATGCTGACTTTAGTAAAATGTTGAAATCCCCAGAACCATTGCAGGTATCCAAGGTTATACACAAGGCCTTCATTGAGGTCAATGAAAAGGGCACCGAAGCTGCTGCTGCTACag atttgtCTATATATCTCAATTCTGCATTCCCGACTGAATATGGAAAGAGTTTCAATGCTGACCGCGGCTTTTTCTATGTTATAAGAACTGTGTATGAAGCTACTTTGTTCCAGGGAACCTACGTTAATACctcttaa